One genomic region from Dermacentor variabilis isolate Ectoservices chromosome 6, ASM5094787v1, whole genome shotgun sequence encodes:
- the LOC142586063 gene encoding uncharacterized protein LOC142586063 isoform X1 codes for MTGTLLAVKFSALASSGVCISFPWLPSHVGIAGNEEADTLAKAAHHSGATLTRAVAASDYSRPQLKQLLRAIHPDPRVAKGKGPKLLPESGLTRRDRATLLRLRTGCTWTAARLHAKGQLASPSCRRCGDPDTLEHLLCTCPALAQERSRVTRAYRLQGLPAGSLSDLLFPPHYHLPALHSLVEFMEVFLWLPRSAHGCSLPPTDYTSRPCTEAPTALCLHNHVRSTDASDFPPKAPPQEDNCAGLLKLDISFCARPRRITSSDGHKKMDRPASPFSGLGGTVRRTMLNFVFCFVQVFLWLPRSAHGCSLPPTDYTSRPCTEAPTALCLHNHVRSTDASDFPPKAPPQEDNCAGLLKLDISFCARPRRITSSDGHKKMDRPASPFSGLGGTVRRTMLNFVFCFVQVFLWLPRSAHGCSLPPTDYTSRPCTEAPTALCLHNHVRSTDASDFPPKAPPQEDNCAGLLKLDISFCARPRRITSSDGHKKMDRPASPFSGLGGTVRRTMLNFVFCFVQVGEKQFCSSPFRSNSVGLLVLPSPHCLFQCCVDLSRVIFVLLKLSGDIEENPGPDQDKLDAILSTVTAIKTSQHQLESGLLSVQVRLTEIETNLASLQLYNEKVLKCKEAINTMNREMARLSNKLEDLENRSRRNNLIIYGLKEGDNESPAILEKRVMHDIFKDILAVEVKSIERIHRIGKKRTARERPVILRFFDFTEKMSVLRNCSKLQGEQISISEDFSPAVREMRRKLWHSSQENRTRGDKVKLIFDKLRINSDLYAWDSTENKRTLVKRESRMAYENSHSSS; via the exons ATGACAGGGACCCTCCTGGCCGTGAAGTTCTCAGCGCTCGCCTCCTCTGGAGTGTGCATATCATTTCCCTGGCTGCCCTCCCATGTGGGCATAGCTGGTAACGAGGAGGCAGACACCCTCGCCAAAGCTGCGCACCACTCAGGAGCCACACTCACTCGAGCAGTGGCGGCCTCAGACTACTCGAGGCCACAACTGAAGCAGCTGCTACGGGCAATTCACCCAGACCCGAGGGTGGCTAAAGGCAAGGGACCCAAACTGCTCCCCGAGTCTGGCCTCACCAGGCGAGATAGGGCCACCCTGCTGCGACTCCGGACTGGCTGCACATGGACAGCAGCTAGACTTCACGCCAAAGGCCAACTGGCCTCCCCGTCCTGCCGACGATGCGGCGATCCCGATACCCTCGAACACCTCCTATGCACCTGCCCAGCCCTAGCACAGGAACGTTCGAGGGTCACCCGAGCCTATAGACTGCAGGGCCTTCCTGCTGGCTCTCTCTCTGACCTGCTGTTCCCACCCCACTACCATCTCCCGGCACTACACAGCCTTGTGGAGTTCATGGAG GTGTTCCTGTGGCTACCTAGATCTGCCCATGGCTGTTCCTTGCCACCGACTGACTACACATCCCGTCCATGTACAGAGGCACCAACAGCATTGTGTCTGCACAACCACGTGCGGTCTACTGATGCATCCGATTTCCCACCGAAAGCACCGCCGCAAGAGGACAACTGCGCAGGGCTGCTCAAACTGGACATCTCGTTCTGCGCACGACCCAGACGAATTACGTCATCAGATGGGCATAAAAAGATGGATCGACCGGCTTCACCTTTCAGTGGACTCGGCGGCACCGTACGGCGCACGATGCTGAATTTCGTGTTCTGCTTTGTACAGGTGTTCCTGTGGCTACCTAGATCCGCCCATGGCTGTTCCTTGCCACCGACTGACTACACATCCCGTCCATGTACAGAGGCACCAACAGCATTGTGTCTGCACAACCACGTGCGGTCTACTGATGCATCCGATTTCCCACCGAAAGCACCGCCGCAAGAGGACAACTGCGCAGGGCTGCTCAAACTGGACATCTCGTTCTGCGCACGACCCAGACGAATTACGTCATCAGATGGGCATAAAAAGATGGATCGACCGGCTTCACCTTTCAGTGGACTCGGCGGCACCGTACGGCGCACGATGCTGAATTTCGTGTTCTGCTTTGTACAGGTGTTCCTGTGGCTACCTAGATCCGCCCATGGCTGTTCCTTGCCACCGACTGACTACACATCCCGTCCATGTACAGAGGCACCAACAGCATTGTGTCTGCACAACCACGTGCGGTCTACTGATGCATCCGATTTCCCACCGAAAGCACCGCCGCAAGAGGACAACTGCGCAGGGCTGCTCAAACTGGACATCTCGTTCTGCGCACGACCCAGACGAATTACGTCATCAGATGGGCATAAAAAGATGGATCGACCGGCTTCACCTTTCAGTGGACTCGGCGGCACCGTACGGCGCACGATGCTGAATTTCGTGTTCTGCTTTGTACAGGTTGGTGAGAAACAATTTTGTAGTAGTCCTTTTAGAAGTAACTCTGTTGGATTACTGGTGCTGCCGAGTCCCCACTGCCTGTTCCAGTGTTGTGTTGACCTATCTCGTGTTATTTTCGTGTTACTAAAGCTTAgtggtgacattgaagagaatCCAGGGCCCGACCAAGACAAACTGGATGCGATCTTAAGTACTGTTACCGCAATTAAGACATCACAACATCAGTTGGAGTCAGGTCTACTGAGTGTCCAAGTCAGGCTTACGGAAATAGAGACAAATCTTGCTTCTCTCCAGCTTTATAATGAAAAGGTTCTAAAATGCAAGGAAGCTATTAACACTATGAATCGGGAGATGGCTCGGTTAAGCAATAAATTAGAAGACCTGGAAAACAGAAGTCGCCGCAACAATTTAATCATATACGGTCTCAAAGAGGGAGACAACGAAAGCCCGGCAATTTTGGAAAAACGCGTGATGCATGACATTTTCAAAGACATTCTTGCAGTTGAAGTTAAATCTATTGAACGGATTCATCGTATCGGCAAGAAACGTACTGCACGTGAACGCCCAGTAATCCTTCGTTTTTTCGATTTCACTGAGAAAATGTCTGTTCTTCGAAACTGTTCCAAGTTGCAAGGTGAACAGATATCAATCTCGGAAGACTTCTCACCAGCAGTACGGGAAATGCGCCGGAAACTATGGCATTCATCCCAAGAAAATCGTACCAGAGGAGACAAGGTCAAGCTTATATTTGATAAACTGAGGATAAACAGCGATCTGTATGCCTGGGATAGCACTGAAAATAAGAGGACACTCGTGAAGCGCGAAAGCCGTATGGCTTATGAAAACAGTCACTCGAGCTCGTGA
- the LOC142586063 gene encoding uncharacterized protein LOC142586063 isoform X4 — protein MTGTLLAVKFSALASSGVCISFPWLPSHVGIAGNEEADTLAKAAHHSGATLTRAVAASDYSRPQLKQLLRAIHPDPRVAKGKGPKLLPESGLTRRDRATLLRLRTGCTWTAARLHAKGQLASPSCRRCGDPDTLEHLLCTCPALAQERSRVTRAYRLQGLPAGSLSDLLFPPHYHLPALHSLVEFMEWL, from the coding sequence ATGACAGGGACCCTCCTGGCCGTGAAGTTCTCAGCGCTCGCCTCCTCTGGAGTGTGCATATCATTTCCCTGGCTGCCCTCCCATGTGGGCATAGCTGGTAACGAGGAGGCAGACACCCTCGCCAAAGCTGCGCACCACTCAGGAGCCACACTCACTCGAGCAGTGGCGGCCTCAGACTACTCGAGGCCACAACTGAAGCAGCTGCTACGGGCAATTCACCCAGACCCGAGGGTGGCTAAAGGCAAGGGACCCAAACTGCTCCCCGAGTCTGGCCTCACCAGGCGAGATAGGGCCACCCTGCTGCGACTCCGGACTGGCTGCACATGGACAGCAGCTAGACTTCACGCCAAAGGCCAACTGGCCTCCCCGTCCTGCCGACGATGCGGCGATCCCGATACCCTCGAACACCTCCTATGCACCTGCCCAGCCCTAGCACAGGAACGTTCGAGGGTCACCCGAGCCTATAGACTGCAGGGCCTTCCTGCTGGCTCTCTCTCTGACCTGCTGTTCCCACCCCACTACCATCTCCCGGCACTACACAGCCTTGTGGAGTTCATGGAG